The Paenibacillus dendritiformis region GACGAAGTCCATGTTCGTGTACTTAACGAATTTCATAACATTCTGAACCAAATTCGCGCGTTTCGAAGCATCGGCCGCTACAACGGAGAAGTCGCCTGATTTCGACCATCCGCCAAGAGAGATGCCGATTTTCAGATTCGGGTTTTCGGCACGCAATTGCTGCAGGGCGATGAGGACTCCTGCATTGGCTGCGTCCCATTGTACGCCATCCTGACCGACAGGAGCGCCTACAGCCGCATCCTTGTCCGTAAAGACGAGGTTGCCTTGGGCATCAAAATCAAGGAAGGCATAGTTCAAGTGGGTTAGTTGATCGGCGGGTATATCCTTGGGATAAAAGTTCCCTTGTCCTCCCCAGATCGACCAATCGCCATAGTACATGACATTCCGGATTTCCTGTGCTGAGCCCTGTTTGAGATCAGGTTCCTTTGCTGCGGGAACAGTCGTTCCTGCATAAGCCGGCGCCAAGGAAGAGACGAACATCATGATGGTCATTACCGTCATGGCGAACAATCTTCGGGCACTCTGCTTTCTCCTAGTCTTCATCCGTTATTCACTTCCTATCAATAGATTATATTAATAGGCAGCTAGGGGGTATTGCTTACCATGAACAATACAAAAATAACGCATACGACGAATAGAGTGTGGTGTCTATTCGCCGGCAACTGGCTGGCATAGAATTTCTTCCTTAGCCCCTTTAGCTTTGCGTCACTAGATTTCCCTAGCTTTGCCTAGTAATACCTCGACAAAAATGCATACGCTTTTACTTTTTATGGCGACTATTTATCCTGTATCTTGTATAACGATGCATGTTTGCACCGTTTAATATACAGTAATTTTACGTTTATTTAATGGGTCATGCGGCTTATTTGTGAATATATGAACATGGGCCCATCTTATTATTCATTCGAAACAAATAATGTGAAAATCCGGAGGCGAGAAGGGGATGTATTTTGATTCCATATGGTTTTCTGCTGTGCATCAGCCCAGTAACTGCGCCATTCCCTTGATATTCCTTGTTATGCATTTTTACCGATTTCAGATGGCCGGAAAGGTTTGGGCAATAGGTCTTAGGGAGGAGATGAGATATATCTTGGTTTGGATTAACTAGCCAGAGTTCGCAAAATGATAACCGAATATAACTATCCTTATTTTAAGTCAAATCCATGGAAAATGTCGTTCTTTCGCTAGATGAAAAAGAGGGATTCAGCAAGTTGCCTACACATTTGGATTTGTAGTACGATGATAATGAATCCAAGTAATGGTAGATTATAGCTCGTATTACAGAGGATAGGAGTGTTACTACATGCTGACGCCACTGAAGGGTAAAACGGTCGTCGTAACCGGAGCCAGCAAAGGAATCGGCAAAGGAATTGCGAGAACCTTCGCCTCGCAGGGGGCCAAAGTCGCGGTCGTCGCACGCAGCCTGACGAAAGCGGAAGAAACCGCGGCGGAAATCCGGGAGAACGGAGGCGTTGCTCATGCCTTCCTAGGCGATGTCGCCGATTTAGAGTCGATGAAGTGCGTTGCAGGCGAGACGGCAGGTATTTTCGGGGGGATCGACGTGCTGTGCGCCAATGCCGGTATATTTCCGAATGCGCCGATTGAGGAGATGACCGGCGAGCATTGGGATCAGGTGATGAACACGAATGCACGCGGGACGCTGTTTTCCCTTCAAGCCTGCCTGCCCTTTCTGAAGAAAGCGGAATACGGCCGGATCATCGTTACCTCTTCGATTACGGGGCCGGCCACCGGCTATGCCGGCTGGTCGCACTACGGCGCAAGCAAAGCCGCTCAGCTTGGATTCATGCGCAGTGCGGCGCTCGAGCTCGCGCGTTACCGCATTACCATGAATGCCGTCATGCCCGGCAACATCATGACGGAAGGCTTGGAAGGCCTTGGTGACCATTATCTGCAGGCGATGACGGCGTCCATCCCGCTCAAGCGGCTCGGAAGCGTCGAAGATATCGCTTACGCCGCTCTCTTTTTGGCTTCGAAGGAAGCAGGTTATATTACGGGGCAAACCATCATCGTGGATGGCGGTCAGATTATTCCGGAAAGTCTGGAAGCGATGGGGCAAACCTGATTCGATACCATAGGACACATGTCATCATGAACCTCTGCTGGCCGAGCTCAATGTAATCATCATATTATATGTATAAGTGGAATACTGTCACACAACCGATATGGTAATCAACGAATTTATTGATTTATTTGAAATTCATGAAAGTGAAGAAATGGAGATGCATAAAAATCAACACATGGAGACTTCTGTATCGGAGAATACAGACTCTATAGATCATGCTGAGAAAGGAAATGAATCCGATGAAGCAAATAAATAGTTATATCGATTCCGTGTTTTATAAACAAGATGCTCTTTTGGAAGAAGTCATTTTGTCCATCAAAGAAAAGGGGATGCCTTCCATCTCGGTATCTGCTTCCTCTGGAAAACTTCTAACGATGCTTGTATCCATTTCCGGAGCCAAAAACGTTCTGGAAATAGGGGCCTTGGGAGGCTATAGCGGGATTTGTCTTGCCAGAGGATTCGGTAAAGAAGGAAAATTAACTTCCCTTGAGTTAGAGGAGAGATACGCAAAGCTGGCATATAGCAATCTATCTAAAGCTGGGTTTGGCGATCAAGTATCCTATATTATCGGGGAAGCCATGCAGAGCCTTGACAAATTAGCCGGGGACAATAAGCGATTTGATTTTTTCTTCATTGATGCCGACAAAGAAAATTATGAAAACTACCTGAGGTATTGCATTAGACTGGCGGAAGCGGGTGCTTTAATCGTTACAGATAACGTACTTGCAGGCGGCAGTGTAGCAGACCAGGAAGTTCAACCTAAACGTTACACTGAATTAATGAAGAAATTTAATGAAACTGTGGCCAATCATCCTCAATTAGAATCCCTGCTTATTCCAATCGGTGATGGGATGACCGTTTCAAAAGTAAAGAAATAACCTCGGCAAGAAAGGGCCGTCATCCATACACCGCCGAAAAGGGAAGATCTTCCTTTTGAGTTGCAACATCTTCCTGTAAACCCCAAATGTGATGGGCGAGCGGAAACAAAAGAAAAAGAATCGAATCACTTTAAGACGGGTTCGTAGCATTGATCTTTCTAATTTCCACTTTTCGGATTCGATGTCGGTCCTTCTCCCTAATAATAAAATGCAATGTTTCGTATTTCCACGTTACATCTTTCTTTAGCGACGGCCGTAAGGTATAGAGCCATCCTCCTATGGTAT contains the following coding sequences:
- the fabG gene encoding 3-oxoacyl-ACP reductase FabG codes for the protein MLTPLKGKTVVVTGASKGIGKGIARTFASQGAKVAVVARSLTKAEETAAEIRENGGVAHAFLGDVADLESMKCVAGETAGIFGGIDVLCANAGIFPNAPIEEMTGEHWDQVMNTNARGTLFSLQACLPFLKKAEYGRIIVTSSITGPATGYAGWSHYGASKAAQLGFMRSAALELARYRITMNAVMPGNIMTEGLEGLGDHYLQAMTASIPLKRLGSVEDIAYAALFLASKEAGYITGQTIIVDGGQIIPESLEAMGQT
- a CDS encoding O-methyltransferase, which encodes MKQINSYIDSVFYKQDALLEEVILSIKEKGMPSISVSASSGKLLTMLVSISGAKNVLEIGALGGYSGICLARGFGKEGKLTSLELEERYAKLAYSNLSKAGFGDQVSYIIGEAMQSLDKLAGDNKRFDFFFIDADKENYENYLRYCIRLAEAGALIVTDNVLAGGSVADQEVQPKRYTELMKKFNETVANHPQLESLLIPIGDGMTVSKVKK